The genomic DNA CGCGAATGGATAGATGGAGCAGAGGAAAGCCTCATCATCGCCACTCCTTATTTCATTCCGACGGATTTCCTCGTGACTTCACTGAAAAATGCCGTCTCCAGGGGAGTGGATGTGCGCATCCTCGTACCGGATGAAACGGATGCGTGGTTCACGAAACCCCCGGGCTATAAAATCGAAAAAGAACTCCTTGAGGCAGGAGCGGGTGTATACCTGTATGAGAAAGGTTTTTTTCATGGGAAGGTCATGATCATCGACCATCAATGGGCAGATCTTGGAACGGCGAATTGGGACCCGCGAAGCTTGTTCTTGAATGATGAGAGCAACTGTATAATCGAAGGGAATAAGGTAACAGAGCTTGAACAATTGGTTCTAAAAGATATGGAGGATGGCCGTCGTCTATCATTCAAGGACTTTGAAGAAATTCCCCTGTGGCAAAAAGGTCTGGAGTACACACCAAAGTGGGTTTTTCGCTACTTTTAGAAGGAAATGTGTTACAATGTAACAATGGTTTTTTCTGCCCGTGAATTGCATGGACGGGATCAGAAAGAAGATTGAAACGCAACAAAGGAGAATTTGAATGGACTCGGCAGTGATATTTGATATGAAGGAAACATTTATGAGAGAGGACGGCGGGCAGGAGCTGTGGAAAGAAGAAGCGCCAGAGCTTATTCACTACCTTTCTGAGCGCGGATACAAAATAATGGTCATGAACTGTCCAGGGATAGAGCAGGCAAAAAATTATATGAAACAACTTGGGTTAATGGGGTGCGTAGACGGTTTCTATGATAGGCATGCTTCTCTGCCACCTGAATTAACGGATTGTTCAGCGGGTATTCTTGTAGGGGGAAGTAAATCAAAGCTCTCAGAAATGGGCTGTCTTACCGTATGTATCGGGGGAACGGGTTCAGAGGATGGGGCGGATGTTCTCCTGACAAGGTCCCTGGAACTGAAAGCCTACCTAAAAGCGATGAGGGAAGAGGTGCAGTATGAAGGAAAAGGAGATGCTTTCCATATTTAATGATCAATACGAACGCATCGGAAAGGCGGATCGTGAAGACGTCCACTCAAAAGGATATTGGCATGAGACGTTTCACTGTTGGGTTGCCTTCCATGATCAGGGAAGGGATATCGTCTATTTTCAACTGAGAAGCATGGATAAGGGGGATTTTCCGGGTCTGCTTGACATTACGGCAGCCGGACATCTGCTGGACCATGAGGCAGTTTCGGATGGGATCAGGGAAGTGTACGAGGAGCTCGGTCTTACGCTTGCATTTGAGGATCTTCATCCTTTGGGAGCGTTGAAAGAGGAATTGATTGACGGTCCATTGATCGATAGGGAATGGGCGAATGTTTTTCTCCTTAAACAGCATGTTCCATTTGAAGCATTTCAGCTTCAAGAAGAAGAAGTGGCAGGGATTTTTGCAGCAGGTCTTGATGATGTGGAGAAATTGATCGAAGGAGAGAAGGATTCGATTCCAGTGGATGGATTCAGGATTCGAAAAGGAAAGAAGGAGTTCATCAGTTCAAAGGTTGCTTTGAATGCATTTGTACCTCACGAAGCTTCTTATATGGTCCAAGTGATTGATCGAATACGTGATAGATTAAGAGGGTAGTCATACATATTTTTTACAGCGAAAGAGGGAAACGACTTGAATGGAACGGCACATATGACAGTTGGAGCGGCTGTCGGCTTCATCATTGCCCAAACGTACGGTGCGGATGCCGTTGATACTGCCTCACTGGTTGCTGCGGGCGGGGTGGCTGCGCTTATTCCGGACCTTGATGTGAATGGCAAGCTCAGCAATAAAGTCACTTTTTCCTCGAAAATGGTGAGGTCTGCGGTCCAGGTGGTTGCACTATTGGTGATGCTATACAGCTACTTGGAAGGATCAGGGAATGAGAGATGGCTGGGGATTGGATA from Rossellomorea marisflavi includes the following:
- a CDS encoding NUDIX hydrolase, with amino-acid sequence MKEKEMLSIFNDQYERIGKADREDVHSKGYWHETFHCWVAFHDQGRDIVYFQLRSMDKGDFPGLLDITAAGHLLDHEAVSDGIREVYEELGLTLAFEDLHPLGALKEELIDGPLIDREWANVFLLKQHVPFEAFQLQEEEVAGIFAAGLDDVEKLIEGEKDSIPVDGFRIRKGKKEFISSKVALNAFVPHEASYMVQVIDRIRDRLRG